The following proteins are co-located in the Pyrobaculum calidifontis JCM 11548 genome:
- a CDS encoding winged helix-turn-helix domain-containing protein — protein MNATVLLLLAPLTMWMFVVQPPPGTSAVVSASLPPVCNFTGVAEVYSRMAIACVNTGGEPLLLSGWVDVQWRTPQPPPTQLPPSAPILALAVGAAAAAGLSHLLSNRRELLLAPIAPILARVKTARAEDPVRREIVRVVEKMGAATLSQIARAMGRSWSSVQWHLYVLEREGRVKSVRIGPFTYYYVNPKAAAEVILASVNPDTLSPEDREKLDFMASA, from the coding sequence ATGAATGCTACTGTTTTATTGTTACTCGCTCCGCTCACCATGTGGATGTTTGTGGTACAGCCGCCTCCGGGGACGTCGGCTGTAGTGTCGGCTTCGCTTCCCCCGGTGTGCAACTTCACGGGGGTGGCTGAGGTGTACAGCCGGATGGCCATCGCCTGCGTCAACACGGGCGGAGAGCCGCTCCTCCTCTCGGGCTGGGTTGACGTGCAGTGGCGCACCCCCCAGCCGCCTCCCACGCAGTTGCCCCCCTCTGCCCCCATACTGGCGCTGGCCGTGGGCGCCGCCGCGGCGGCCGGCCTCAGCCACCTTCTCTCAAACAGGAGGGAGCTCCTCCTAGCCCCCATTGCCCCCATTTTGGCGAGGGTCAAGACGGCGAGGGCCGAGGACCCCGTCAGGCGGGAGATTGTCCGCGTCGTGGAGAAGATGGGCGCCGCCACTCTTTCGCAGATCGCCAGGGCGATGGGGAGGTCTTGGAGTTCGGTGCAGTGGCACCTCTACGTCCTCGAGCGGGAGGGACGCGTCAAGTCGGTGAGGATAGGCCCCTTCACGTACTACTACGTCAACCCCAAGGCCGCGGCTGAGGTAATACTTGCCTCTGTGAACCCCGACACACTAAGCCCAGAGGACAGAGAGAAGCTAGACTTTATGGCTTCTGCATGA
- a CDS encoding Rab family GTPase: MKRHAVSFLGVGGVGKTTYIYRLLGLSRTPRVTRRPQFYALRVGDMELFLLDAPGQYAAEVVALYNEAVKTYGAQIDLIAYMYDVTDRRTLEELLQLAPLASYAPRKILIGNKRDLAEERGTFVRGEEAAKALGATRVYYTSALKDSPDTLLKVLLEGLSATQNI, translated from the coding sequence ATGAAGCGACACGCCGTGTCTTTCCTCGGGGTGGGTGGAGTGGGCAAGACTACTTACATATATCGCCTGCTGGGCCTCTCCAGGACGCCGAGAGTGACGAGGAGGCCCCAGTTCTACGCGCTGAGGGTTGGGGACATGGAGCTCTTCCTGCTAGACGCCCCTGGGCAATACGCCGCAGAGGTTGTGGCGCTTTACAACGAGGCCGTTAAGACTTACGGCGCCCAGATCGACTTAATTGCCTACATGTACGATGTCACAGACCGGCGCACATTGGAGGAGCTCCTTCAGCTTGCGCCGCTTGCCAGCTATGCTCCCCGCAAAATTCTGATAGGCAACAAGCGGGATTTGGCAGAGGAGCGCGGGACGTTTGTCCGCGGCGAAGAGGCGGCGAAAGCCCTTGGCGCAACCCGCGTCTACTACACCTCAGCGCTGAAAGACAGCCCGGACACTCTGCTAAAGGTGCTCCTAGAGGGGCTTAGCGCAACACAAAACATTTAA
- a CDS encoding chorismate mutase, whose amino-acid sequence MICGAVPVRGVADIRRALEAPTPCVEYRLDYAERVDEQMMQALREAVEKKVAIFTVRRREEGGAWRGTEEERIRLYASLLDLRPHYIDVEAESPAARELAPSGGTKVIASRHDFEQTPPLEVLMQWGRKAAEVGDVVKIATYARSPADGLRVLSLIGALEKPTVAFAMGPHGVYTRLAAAALGSPIMYVSLGEATAPGQTTPDAYYAGLLAIGLAPQGQDLSTLREALDWVDGALMHLLKRRLEICRDIGRIKKAAGLPIYDDEREAKVLKRAGDFKQLFEILVQMCKAVQIVA is encoded by the coding sequence TTGATATGCGGCGCCGTGCCCGTGAGAGGCGTGGCAGACATACGCAGGGCGCTGGAGGCGCCGACGCCCTGCGTTGAGTACAGGCTGGACTACGCCGAGCGCGTCGACGAGCAAATGATGCAGGCGCTGAGGGAGGCAGTGGAGAAGAAGGTGGCCATATTCACCGTGAGAAGGAGGGAGGAGGGCGGCGCCTGGAGGGGGACAGAGGAGGAGAGGATAAGGCTCTACGCGTCGCTCCTCGACCTAAGGCCCCACTACATAGACGTCGAGGCTGAGTCCCCAGCCGCACGGGAGCTGGCCCCCAGCGGAGGCACCAAGGTGATAGCCAGCAGACACGACTTCGAACAGACGCCCCCACTGGAGGTGCTGATGCAGTGGGGCAGAAAAGCCGCCGAGGTGGGCGACGTGGTGAAAATAGCCACCTACGCGAGGAGCCCAGCCGACGGGCTCAGAGTCCTCTCCCTAATAGGCGCCCTAGAGAAGCCCACAGTGGCCTTCGCCATGGGCCCCCACGGAGTCTACACCAGGCTCGCCGCCGCCGCCCTGGGAAGCCCCATAATGTACGTCTCCCTAGGCGAAGCCACAGCCCCCGGCCAGACCACCCCCGACGCCTACTACGCCGGCCTCCTCGCCATAGGCCTAGCCCCACAAGGACAAGACCTCTCCACCCTCAGAGAGGCCCTAGACTGGGTAGACGGAGCCCTCATGCACCTACTAAAACGCAGACTAGAAATCTGCAGAGACATAGGCAGAATAAAAAAGGCCGCCGGCCTCCCAATATACGACGACGAGAGAGAGGCAAAAGTCCTAAAACGCGCAGGCGACTTCAAACAACTATTCGAAATACTAGTACAAATGTGCAAAGCAGTGCAAATAGTCGCCTAA
- a CDS encoding anthranilate synthase component I family protein produces MEGRAYFRSDVVEVYVEGQVTWDVEEVARAVGRGEVAVGVFTFDFSPWEGVAVRRRERWPGALFVVGRPTSPIFSRPARCRVEHLGGSGGFLGAVAAAKEALARGEVFQLVLARFEKYLVECPIDTVYRALAEASEGRYHFFFEAGEVALAGVSPEILARVEGRRVLSGPIGGTRPRGRTADEDRALEEELVSSVKERAEHIMLVDSVRNDLGRVCAWGSVRPVEVLKVEKYSYVQHLVSYVEGVLDRFYRPIDAVLALNPTTTVVGVPKPRAMSLIDMLEEEPRGPFAGSFGVLAKDFADFAVVIRSVYGEGDTFYVWAGAGIVADSNPAWELRETEVKMAPAKAALRRLGSSPPP; encoded by the coding sequence GTGGAGGGGCGGGCATACTTTAGGAGCGACGTGGTGGAGGTGTACGTAGAGGGGCAAGTGACGTGGGATGTGGAGGAGGTGGCTAGGGCTGTGGGGCGGGGGGAGGTGGCGGTGGGAGTCTTCACCTTTGACTTCTCCCCCTGGGAGGGGGTTGCGGTGAGGAGGAGGGAGAGGTGGCCGGGGGCCCTCTTCGTGGTTGGGAGACCCACCTCGCCGATCTTCTCAAGGCCGGCGCGTTGCCGCGTGGAACACCTGGGCGGCTCGGGGGGCTTTCTTGGGGCAGTGGCGGCGGCTAAGGAGGCCTTGGCCCGGGGCGAGGTTTTCCAGCTCGTGTTGGCGCGGTTTGAGAAATACCTCGTGGAGTGTCCAATTGACACAGTGTATAGGGCCCTCGCCGAGGCGTCTGAGGGGAGGTACCACTTCTTTTTCGAGGCTGGGGAAGTGGCCCTCGCCGGGGTGTCGCCCGAGATTTTGGCCAGAGTGGAGGGGCGGCGGGTGTTAAGCGGGCCTATCGGCGGCACAAGGCCGCGGGGGCGCACGGCCGACGAGGACAGGGCGTTGGAGGAGGAGCTCGTGTCGAGCGTTAAGGAGAGGGCTGAGCACATAATGCTGGTGGACTCTGTGAGAAACGACTTGGGGAGGGTGTGCGCGTGGGGGAGCGTGAGGCCGGTGGAGGTGCTGAAGGTGGAGAAGTACAGCTACGTCCAGCACTTGGTCTCCTACGTGGAGGGGGTTCTCGACCGCTTCTACCGCCCCATTGATGCAGTCTTGGCGCTTAACCCCACTACCACGGTGGTGGGGGTGCCCAAGCCGAGGGCCATGTCGCTTATAGACATGCTTGAGGAAGAGCCGCGGGGGCCCTTCGCGGGTAGCTTCGGCGTATTGGCCAAGGACTTTGCTGACTTTGCCGTGGTCATTAGGAGCGTGTATGGGGAGGGGGACACGTTCTATGTGTGGGCCGGGGCGGGGATTGTGGCAGATTCAAACCCGGCGTGGGAGCTGAGGGAGACCGAGGTCAAAATGGCGCCTGCCAAGGCCGCGCTGAGGAGGCTAGGTAGTTCTCCACCTCCTTAG
- a CDS encoding pyridoxal phosphate-dependent aminotransferase encodes MDFASVLERIRASGPRHRLDIGDPDLPPPPELLEALGRARDFRYGPPEGLPEFREAVAEVFGVEPGEVAAVAGGRLGLAALMWKFRRERLLTPRPFYPGYLEIAEVFGIGLGFVEAGVGWLPSFSERGVYVVNYPNNPTGVVLPRAKVRELVDVASFVISDEIYRDIVFAEFTSPAELSSSVAVVYSFSKVFSIPGLRIGAVVGPREVVKEVAKFNKATVNVPPTPVQRAVAEVIHILPRRRAEVSRAYAERARLAAETLKLKFVEPGGAFYIFPEVGDGDRCFEEALKRGVSVLPGGLYGSKSHVRIALVEEAPRLAEAFKALNEACAGGP; translated from the coding sequence GTGGACTTCGCCTCTGTGCTAGAGCGTATTAGGGCGTCGGGGCCTAGGCACCGCCTCGACATAGGCGACCCCGACCTTCCGCCGCCGCCTGAGCTCTTGGAGGCCCTTGGGAGAGCGCGCGACTTTCGGTACGGGCCTCCCGAGGGGCTTCCCGAGTTTAGAGAGGCTGTGGCGGAGGTCTTCGGCGTTGAGCCGGGCGAGGTGGCGGCCGTGGCTGGGGGGAGGCTGGGCCTCGCGGCGCTTATGTGGAAGTTCCGTAGGGAGAGGCTGTTGACGCCGAGGCCCTTCTATCCCGGCTACTTGGAAATTGCCGAGGTCTTCGGCATAGGCCTTGGCTTTGTGGAGGCGGGCGTGGGGTGGCTTCCCAGCTTCTCCGAGCGGGGGGTCTACGTGGTCAACTATCCCAACAACCCCACGGGGGTGGTCCTCCCGAGGGCCAAGGTGAGGGAGCTTGTGGACGTGGCGTCTTTTGTCATAAGCGACGAGATCTACAGAGACATCGTCTTTGCGGAGTTCACATCGCCGGCTGAGCTGAGCTCCTCTGTGGCTGTGGTGTACAGCTTCTCCAAGGTCTTCTCTATCCCGGGCCTCAGGATCGGCGCCGTGGTGGGGCCCCGCGAGGTGGTGAAGGAGGTGGCCAAGTTCAACAAGGCCACGGTGAACGTCCCCCCGACGCCTGTTCAGAGGGCCGTGGCAGAGGTTATACACATACTGCCTAGGCGGAGGGCGGAGGTCTCTAGGGCGTACGCGGAGAGGGCCCGGCTGGCCGCCGAGACGCTTAAGCTCAAGTTCGTGGAGCCAGGCGGCGCGTTTTACATTTTCCCAGAGGTGGGCGACGGGGACCGGTGTTTTGAAGAGGCGCTTAAGAGGGGCGTCTCCGTGTTGCCGGGTGGTCTGTACGGCTCGAAGAGCCATGTGAGAATTGCCTTGGTGGAAGAGGCGCCGCGGCTGGCGGAGGCCTTTAAGGCCCTCAACGAGGCGTGCGCCGGGGGGCCGTGA
- a CDS encoding shikimate kinase, which produces MKCARACAWGGGTIINAIATGLGAAFPISMRATAEVCEAERDSVSTYADVDMGPVLRAVALVREKLGLGPLSVRIEGDLPTAGGLKSSSATLNAVIRAAAELAGVKLDLFDAARLNAQISREVGISVTGAFDDAVASAVGRAYLTDNFKLVVIRELDVSGRAVVLIPPWEKRRHKLEEMGALAPVVRVAVSHAGLGMWKEAMLINAVAYGYALGYPPDPLLDALKLGAVGGVSGTGPSHVFVAEDPERLAQALAKYGKTYVVDIPRGPCEA; this is translated from the coding sequence GTGAAGTGTGCGAGGGCCTGCGCGTGGGGCGGGGGGACTATAATTAACGCCATTGCCACAGGTCTCGGCGCCGCTTTCCCCATCTCTATGAGGGCGACGGCGGAGGTCTGTGAGGCGGAGCGCGACTCCGTCTCCACATATGCCGACGTGGACATGGGGCCTGTCTTGAGAGCCGTGGCCCTTGTGAGAGAGAAGCTGGGCTTGGGGCCTCTCTCTGTCAGGATAGAGGGCGATTTGCCCACCGCGGGGGGGCTTAAGTCGAGTAGCGCCACGTTAAACGCCGTCATTAGAGCCGCGGCGGAGCTCGCGGGGGTTAAACTCGACTTATTCGACGCGGCGAGGCTGAACGCGCAGATAAGCAGAGAGGTGGGGATAAGCGTGACGGGGGCCTTTGACGACGCCGTGGCCAGCGCCGTCGGCAGAGCGTATCTCACCGACAACTTCAAGCTAGTGGTGATTAGGGAGTTGGACGTGTCGGGGAGGGCCGTGGTGTTGATACCGCCGTGGGAGAAGCGAAGGCACAAGCTGGAGGAGATGGGGGCCTTGGCGCCCGTCGTCAGAGTCGCTGTGTCGCACGCGGGGCTTGGCATGTGGAAGGAGGCCATGCTGATAAACGCGGTGGCCTACGGCTACGCCCTCGGCTACCCCCCAGACCCCCTCCTCGACGCGCTGAAGCTGGGGGCCGTTGGCGGAGTGTCGGGGACGGGGCCCTCCCACGTCTTCGTCGCCGAGGACCCAGAGCGGCTTGCCCAAGCCTTGGCCAAGTATGGGAAAACCTACGTGGTGGATATCCCGAGAGGCCCTTGCGAGGCGTAG
- the malA gene encoding alpha-glucosidase MalA has protein sequence MLELGKKSVRLRLGEQFLSFPLPQGEPKPSAEFDGRALKASCCGIEVELAVEARLGSTTVRKRLGLHEHVLGLGTRAYPVDRRRGRFQLFNNDLYAYQLGMDPLYASIPFMVFVEGGRAYGLVVNSPAYGFVDVGRERYSEVVVYVEDLPELYILFGPAPLDVYGLYSEVTGMPFLPPKWALGVHLSRYSYEPHDAAREVVREVSSLVPVDAVYLDIDYMDKRRPFTWDVRKFPPSFVEEMHEAGVRVVAILDPYIKAEPGYNPFEKLLHCLLVTENDELFLAQGWPGLSALPDFLNPRCRELWAELVADFVKTYGIDGIWLDMNEPTVFNCDIPATRSRIYALAGATPHGLAREELFCKAPRGAYHVVGGVKVPHEKVRGLYPYYEAEATYKALEAAGRQPFILSRSGYLGIQRYAALWTGDVPSTWEGLRLTLMAVLGLSASGVPFVGCDVGGFAGIGDYELIARWYQAAALFPIFRIHRDKGATDAEPTQLPAKYRQMAVDAVRLRMRLLPYLWHLAHEAHLAGRPIVRPLGVEFPDDEDAFKINDEYMVGSHLLYAPIVDKGAMRRDVYLPRGVWIDAATGKTHLGPSWTTSEADMPLYVRANSAVPTSDGLWIFGEGKWTIYTDEGAVAVSRRGNAVELGGAWRSVHILGEWLEEVVVNGERHKAVHTRLGTYVSISH, from the coding sequence GTGCTTGAGCTAGGGAAGAAGAGCGTAAGGCTAAGGCTGGGGGAGCAATTTCTCTCTTTTCCCCTCCCCCAGGGCGAGCCCAAGCCCTCGGCCGAGTTCGACGGGAGGGCTCTCAAGGCGTCTTGTTGCGGCATAGAGGTGGAACTAGCCGTGGAGGCGCGGCTTGGGTCGACCACTGTCCGCAAGAGGCTTGGGCTCCACGAGCACGTGTTGGGCTTGGGCACTAGGGCCTACCCCGTGGATAGGCGCCGTGGGCGGTTTCAGCTCTTCAACAACGACTTGTACGCATACCAGCTCGGCATGGACCCACTCTACGCGTCGATACCCTTCATGGTGTTTGTTGAGGGGGGCAGGGCGTACGGCCTAGTGGTCAACAGCCCGGCCTATGGCTTTGTCGACGTGGGGCGCGAGAGGTACAGCGAGGTGGTGGTCTACGTGGAGGACTTGCCCGAGTTGTACATACTTTTTGGCCCCGCGCCGCTGGACGTCTACGGCCTATACAGCGAGGTCACCGGCATGCCCTTCCTCCCGCCGAAGTGGGCCCTCGGGGTGCACCTCTCCCGGTACAGCTACGAGCCGCACGACGCGGCGAGGGAGGTGGTGAGAGAGGTGTCCTCACTGGTCCCAGTGGACGCGGTATACCTCGACATAGACTACATGGACAAGAGGAGGCCCTTTACTTGGGACGTGAGGAAGTTCCCCCCGAGCTTTGTGGAAGAGATGCACGAGGCGGGGGTCAGAGTGGTGGCGATACTCGACCCCTACATAAAGGCCGAGCCGGGCTACAATCCCTTTGAAAAGCTGTTGCACTGCCTCCTAGTGACTGAGAACGACGAGCTTTTCCTAGCCCAGGGGTGGCCGGGCCTCTCCGCCCTGCCCGACTTCTTAAACCCCCGCTGTAGAGAGCTGTGGGCTGAGCTAGTGGCAGACTTCGTTAAGACCTACGGCATAGACGGCATTTGGCTAGACATGAATGAGCCCACGGTCTTCAACTGTGACATACCAGCGACGAGGAGTAGGATATACGCCTTGGCGGGGGCGACGCCGCACGGGCTCGCCCGGGAAGAGCTGTTCTGCAAGGCGCCCCGCGGCGCCTACCACGTGGTAGGCGGGGTCAAGGTGCCCCACGAGAAAGTGCGTGGCCTCTACCCCTACTACGAGGCAGAGGCCACCTACAAGGCCCTAGAGGCGGCTGGCAGACAGCCCTTCATTCTCTCCCGCTCAGGGTACCTCGGCATACAGCGCTACGCCGCGCTTTGGACAGGCGACGTCCCCAGCACGTGGGAGGGGCTGAGGCTGACGCTAATGGCCGTCCTAGGCCTCTCCGCATCCGGCGTCCCCTTCGTGGGGTGTGACGTGGGGGGCTTCGCCGGCATCGGCGACTACGAGCTCATAGCCAGGTGGTACCAAGCCGCCGCGCTCTTCCCCATATTCCGCATCCACAGAGACAAGGGGGCCACAGACGCTGAGCCCACGCAGCTCCCGGCCAAGTACAGGCAGATGGCCGTTGACGCAGTTAGGCTGAGGATGAGACTTCTCCCATACCTCTGGCACCTCGCCCACGAGGCCCACCTCGCCGGCCGCCCCATCGTGAGACCCCTCGGGGTGGAGTTCCCAGACGACGAAGACGCCTTTAAGATAAACGACGAGTACATGGTGGGGTCCCACCTGCTCTACGCCCCCATCGTGGACAAAGGCGCCATGCGCAGAGACGTATACTTGCCCAGAGGCGTCTGGATAGACGCGGCCACAGGGAAAACCCACCTAGGCCCCAGCTGGACGACCTCGGAGGCCGACATGCCGCTCTACGTTAGGGCAAACTCGGCCGTGCCCACCAGCGACGGCCTGTGGATATTCGGCGAGGGAAAGTGGACCATTTACACAGACGAGGGGGCGGTCGCCGTCTCCAGGCGGGGCAACGCGGTGGAGCTAGGCGGGGCGTGGCGCTCAGTGCACATACTCGGCGAGTGGCTAGAAGAGGTGGTGGTCAACGGAGAGAGGCACAAAGCTGTTCACACAAGGCTCGGCACATACGTCTCCATAAGTCACTAG
- a CDS encoding DUF2175 domain-containing protein, which translates to MQRKRWKCVVCGDDIIEGQLFTFYSKGPVHWECLEKELAQRLYKDADLAALLRLDHYIHEGIVLAKELEHLAQSEAAKSRIAEVRKQLEALAARLTNEITSKAF; encoded by the coding sequence ATGCAGAGGAAGAGGTGGAAGTGTGTGGTTTGCGGCGACGACATAATTGAGGGGCAGTTGTTCACATTTTACTCAAAGGGCCCCGTGCACTGGGAGTGTCTGGAGAAGGAGCTTGCCCAGAGGCTGTATAAAGACGCGGACTTAGCCGCCTTGCTAAGGCTGGACCACTATATACACGAGGGAATCGTCTTGGCTAAGGAGTTGGAACACCTCGCCCAGAGCGAGGCCGCTAAGTCGAGGATTGCCGAGGTGAGGAAGCAGCTGGAGGCTCTGGCTGCGCGTCTTACAAACGAAATTACGTCTAAGGCCTTTTAA
- a CDS encoding 50S ribosomal protein L37ae: MPFSHTKIVGPAGRYGARYGMGIRRKVTTIEVKQRGKHRCPSCRSLVRLERLAFGIWHCPKCGHTFAGGAYVPQTILGKTIAPEELKGVEAEKAKWKEAAKR, encoded by the coding sequence ATGCCCTTTAGCCACACCAAGATCGTAGGACCCGCTGGGCGATATGGGGCGCGCTACGGGATGGGCATTAGGCGCAAAGTCACCACTATAGAGGTTAAGCAGAGGGGGAAGCACAGGTGTCCGAGCTGTAGGTCGCTGGTGAGGCTGGAGAGGCTGGCCTTTGGCATATGGCATTGTCCAAAGTGCGGCCACACTTTCGCGGGGGGCGCCTACGTGCCGCAGACCATCTTGGGCAAGACGATAGCCCCCGAGGAGCTGAAGGGAGTCGAGGCAGAGAAGGCTAAATGGAAGGAGGCTGCAAAGCGCTGA
- a CDS encoding ribosomal biogenesis protein, whose amino-acid sequence MEGGCKALITTSRSPSKRTLELVNDLANSLPGVRKVVRGKRPFTVLLEEAVQCGARHVVLIWERRGMPYAVLFYDIAQRRWKPYALKIAGVRSRRDFPAFVARRPPAKTAVVVDLAQSEVGEIFSEVFGYPLLYSLDVRGFDTIILVRRGDGHLVVEFLGPDMGPRASSIKVAKVVYRRV is encoded by the coding sequence ATGGAAGGAGGCTGCAAAGCGCTGATAACCACCTCCCGCTCCCCCTCCAAGCGCACTCTAGAGCTTGTAAACGACCTCGCCAACTCTCTGCCGGGCGTCAGAAAGGTGGTAAGAGGGAAGCGGCCGTTCACCGTCCTGCTGGAAGAGGCCGTCCAGTGCGGCGCGCGGCACGTGGTGTTGATATGGGAGAGGAGGGGCATGCCCTACGCCGTCTTGTTCTACGACATAGCCCAGCGAAGGTGGAAGCCCTACGCCCTAAAAATCGCCGGCGTAAGAAGCAGGCGGGACTTCCCAGCCTTCGTCGCCAGAAGGCCGCCGGCCAAGACCGCAGTCGTGGTAGACCTAGCACAGAGCGAGGTTGGGGAAATATTCTCAGAGGTCTTCGGCTACCCCCTCCTATACAGCTTAGACGTGAGGGGCTTCGACACAATAATTCTAGTGAGAAGAGGAGACGGCCACCTAGTAGTGGAATTCCTAGGACCAGACATGGGCCCCCGCGCCTCCTCCATAAAAGTTGCCAAGGTGGTTTACCGCCGTGTATAA
- a CDS encoding tRNA (adenine-N1)-methyltransferase: protein MFKRGDWALLLEVGGGYRTVAKVGGGVVQTIRGFLDLDALVGAPYGSVLSSSLGVRFMALPATIFDVIEHRFKRKAQAIYPKDAVHIVRVAGVGPGSRVAEAGTGSGFLTAVLAWYVRPWGVVYSFERRLDHLRVAVDNIRSVGLDPYVELQLRDVSASGFGLAGLDAVVLDMGDPWAAVPYAKEALKPGGALAIFSTTVEHLVKSLAAVEEAGFCEVSVEEVLARRWKPTLGEVRPETFGVVHTGWIIAARNC, encoded by the coding sequence GTGTTTAAGAGGGGGGACTGGGCGCTTCTCTTGGAGGTGGGGGGCGGGTACAGGACTGTGGCTAAAGTCGGCGGGGGTGTTGTGCAGACTATTAGGGGCTTTTTGGACCTGGACGCGTTGGTGGGGGCGCCTTACGGCTCTGTCTTGTCCTCTTCTCTCGGCGTTAGGTTTATGGCTCTTCCTGCGACGATTTTCGACGTAATTGAGCACCGCTTCAAGCGTAAGGCGCAAGCCATTTACCCGAAGGACGCGGTGCACATTGTGAGAGTGGCTGGGGTTGGCCCTGGGTCTAGGGTGGCTGAGGCGGGGACTGGCTCTGGCTTTTTGACGGCTGTGTTGGCGTGGTACGTCCGCCCGTGGGGGGTCGTCTACAGCTTTGAGAGGAGGCTTGACCACTTGAGGGTGGCTGTGGATAATATAAGGAGCGTGGGGCTTGACCCGTATGTGGAACTGCAACTTAGGGACGTCTCTGCCTCTGGCTTTGGGCTCGCGGGGTTAGACGCCGTGGTTTTAGACATGGGCGACCCCTGGGCGGCTGTCCCCTACGCCAAGGAGGCGCTGAAGCCGGGCGGCGCGTTGGCGATCTTTTCCACCACGGTGGAACACTTGGTGAAGAGCCTCGCAGCTGTGGAGGAGGCAGGGTTCTGCGAAGTGTCTGTGGAGGAGGTCTTGGCGAGGAGGTGGAAGCCGACGCTGGGCGAGGTAAGACCGGAGACTTTCGGCGTGGTGCACACGGGGTGGATTATCGCCGCGAGGAACTGCTGA
- a CDS encoding KEOPS complex kinase/ATPase Bud32 produces the protein MEGSLLAKGAEAELYLVEWFGLRAVLKWRKPKAYRHPALDYQIRRRRTINEVRNMYIAHSLGVKVPAVYFFDPEKAAIVMEYVEGANLRDLLAQGAYDLLRDVGRLVGVMHKAGLIHGDLAPTNIIRAGDSLYFIDFGLGEVRKGWSKRTAVFMARDINVLFRTLDLYGDRAEEMKRLFWDGYGEEMGERAAAVERELTKIRAAGRYAERVSSSSRR, from the coding sequence GTGGAAGGCTCGCTGTTGGCCAAGGGGGCAGAGGCAGAGCTGTACCTAGTGGAGTGGTTCGGCCTAAGGGCCGTCTTAAAGTGGCGTAAGCCAAAGGCCTATAGACACCCCGCCCTCGACTACCAAATAAGGCGCAGGCGCACGATAAACGAGGTGCGCAACATGTACATAGCCCACTCGCTAGGCGTAAAAGTGCCGGCAGTCTACTTCTTCGACCCCGAGAAGGCGGCAATCGTGATGGAGTACGTGGAGGGCGCCAACTTGAGAGACCTCTTGGCACAAGGCGCCTACGACCTCTTAAGAGACGTGGGGAGGCTAGTCGGCGTAATGCACAAGGCCGGCTTAATCCACGGCGACCTGGCGCCGACGAATATAATACGCGCGGGGGACAGCCTCTACTTCATAGACTTCGGCCTAGGCGAAGTGAGGAAGGGCTGGTCCAAGCGCACCGCCGTGTTCATGGCAAGAGACATCAACGTCTTGTTTAGAACGCTGGACCTCTACGGCGACAGAGCCGAGGAAATGAAGCGCCTCTTCTGGGATGGCTACGGAGAGGAGATGGGGGAAAGGGCGGCCGCGGTAGAGCGGGAGTTGACAAAGATACGCGCCGCCGGACGCTACGCAGAGCGTGTCAGCAGTTCCTCGCGGCGATAA